The Nitrospiraceae bacterium genome window below encodes:
- a CDS encoding polysaccharide export protein: MRNTWRMRAAVWLVIAVFCTQFGIGCASKVVEMAHEPEEPPGGQPAFEFSEFSLGPGDEVEVEVYQYDDLTRKITVPGSGIIFYPLVGEIDVKTLGVTELRRVIQDRLKDRIVDPQVSLSVRSIKSHKVYVLGEVKAPSVFTLESSMRAAEVISKAGGFTDGADRTSVVLVRNKAGKPDLQRLNMDEFFEGNKLTPNVQLQPGDVIFVPRSFVADMDKFFGHVLQALFPLVFFEQAIVLGPQVRDALTGASGKTTQTVIITPAVR, from the coding sequence ATGCGCAATACGTGGCGGATGCGGGCGGCGGTGTGGCTGGTGATCGCGGTGTTTTGTACTCAGTTCGGGATCGGGTGCGCCAGCAAGGTGGTGGAGATGGCGCATGAGCCGGAAGAGCCGCCCGGAGGACAGCCCGCCTTTGAGTTCAGCGAGTTCTCCCTCGGGCCCGGCGACGAAGTAGAAGTCGAGGTGTATCAGTACGACGATCTCACCAGAAAGATCACGGTCCCTGGGTCGGGGATCATCTTCTATCCCCTCGTCGGCGAGATCGACGTGAAGACGCTGGGCGTCACGGAATTGCGGCGGGTGATCCAGGATCGGCTCAAGGATCGCATTGTCGATCCACAGGTCAGCCTCTCGGTACGTTCGATCAAGAGCCATAAAGTCTACGTGCTCGGCGAAGTCAAAGCGCCGTCGGTCTTTACGCTGGAGAGTTCGATGCGGGCGGCGGAGGTCATTTCCAAAGCCGGCGGGTTTACCGACGGAGCCGACCGGACGAGTGTCGTGCTCGTCCGCAACAAGGCGGGCAAACCGGATTTGCAGCGGCTGAACATGGACGAGTTTTTCGAGGGGAACAAGCTCACGCCCAACGTGCAGCTGCAGCCGGGCGACGTGATATTCGTCCCGAGGAGCTTCGTGGCCGACATGGACAAGTTCTTCGGCCATGTCCTGCAGGCCTTGTTCCCGCTGGTGTTCTTCGAACAGGCCATCGTGCTGGGTCCGCAGGTGCGCGACGCCTTGACCGGCGCGAGCGGGAAGACTACGCAGACGGTCATTATCACTCCGGCGGTGCGGTAG
- a CDS encoding alkaline phosphatase family protein, which translates to MVETGTQKVLVVGLDGATFDVLTPMMHRGLLPHLAKLIGEGVSGPLRSVVPPVSGPAWVSFMTGKDPGRHGIYDFYKFAPGRKGKRIISFRDIHARSLWEVLTTHGKKVGAINVPITFPPYPVDGFMLTGMLTPPDAEARQAHPPELYKELTARFGTFSTDVWWTNYRANEKPQILRDMIACMDRRQEISLYLMREKPWEFFMTTITETDRLQHAFGNFLFNDPEADREPNAAEVRRLLDEFFVRMDQHLGALREAAGPETSLFIVSDHGFGPTTDFFLTNRWLAQEGFLTVKEGVYLSNLIQDQIRSHRVVQKAGRVLERIGVRRSAAAEEDRASAECNAESETHLIECVDWDRTVAFMDLDDQQGIYINLRGREPHGSVPPEQYEQVRDRVIAALRKVVHPRTGQPLLTYAKRREEVYDGPFVEAAPDIILCFNDFETYGVGVLGFGVFRRGLWAKPKWPWFSAHHRMDGVLVAHGTNIRHRRMTDARLIDLFPTMLYALDVPVPADLDGRVLEDVFTDACLANRSVQWSEAAEPFEAKGEDMLTEDAEKIMASLKGLGYF; encoded by the coding sequence ATGGTCGAGACAGGGACACAGAAGGTGTTGGTGGTCGGGCTCGATGGGGCGACGTTCGATGTGCTCACCCCCATGATGCATCGCGGATTGTTGCCTCATCTTGCGAAGCTGATCGGCGAAGGCGTGAGCGGGCCGTTGCGTTCCGTCGTGCCGCCCGTGTCGGGGCCCGCGTGGGTGTCGTTCATGACGGGGAAAGATCCGGGCCGTCACGGGATCTACGACTTCTACAAGTTTGCGCCGGGCCGGAAAGGCAAGCGCATCATCAGCTTTCGTGACATCCATGCGCGCAGCCTGTGGGAAGTTCTCACGACACACGGGAAAAAGGTGGGCGCCATCAACGTGCCGATCACCTTTCCCCCATACCCCGTCGACGGGTTCATGCTGACGGGGATGCTTACCCCGCCGGATGCCGAGGCTCGTCAGGCGCATCCGCCTGAACTGTACAAGGAGCTCACGGCGCGCTTCGGGACCTTTTCCACCGACGTGTGGTGGACCAATTACCGGGCGAACGAGAAGCCGCAAATTCTGCGGGACATGATCGCTTGCATGGATCGGCGTCAGGAGATCTCCCTGTATCTCATGCGGGAAAAGCCCTGGGAGTTCTTCATGACCACGATCACCGAGACCGATCGGCTGCAACATGCCTTCGGCAATTTCCTGTTCAACGATCCCGAAGCGGACCGCGAGCCGAATGCCGCGGAAGTGCGGCGGTTGCTCGACGAATTTTTCGTCCGTATGGATCAACATCTGGGTGCCCTGCGCGAGGCCGCCGGGCCGGAGACTTCCCTGTTCATCGTGTCGGATCACGGCTTTGGCCCGACCACCGATTTTTTCCTGACCAACCGGTGGCTGGCTCAAGAAGGATTCCTGACGGTGAAGGAAGGCGTCTATCTGTCGAATCTCATTCAGGACCAGATCCGCAGCCATCGGGTCGTACAGAAGGCGGGGCGGGTCTTGGAGCGAATCGGTGTACGCAGATCGGCTGCGGCGGAAGAAGACCGCGCGTCGGCGGAGTGCAATGCCGAATCCGAGACACATCTCATCGAGTGCGTGGATTGGGATCGGACGGTCGCGTTCATGGACTTGGACGATCAGCAGGGAATCTATATCAACCTGCGAGGCCGGGAGCCGCACGGCAGTGTGCCGCCCGAGCAGTACGAGCAGGTGAGGGATCGCGTCATCGCCGCGCTGCGGAAGGTCGTTCACCCGCGCACCGGGCAGCCGTTGTTGACCTATGCGAAACGACGCGAAGAGGTCTATGACGGTCCGTTCGTCGAAGCGGCGCCGGACATCATCTTGTGCTTCAACGATTTCGAAACGTACGGGGTCGGGGTGCTGGGATTCGGGGTCTTTCGTCGGGGGCTCTGGGCCAAGCCGAAGTGGCCGTGGTTCTCGGCACACCATCGAATGGATGGCGTCTTGGTCGCGCATGGGACCAACATTCGACATCGGCGAATGACGGACGCGAGGCTGATCGATCTCTTCCCCACGATGCTGTACGCCCTCGACGTGCCGGTACCGGCCGACCTCGATGGGAGGGTGTTGGAGGACGTATTCACCGACGCGTGCCTGGCCAACCGGTCGGTGCAGTGGAGCGAGGCCGCCGAGCCATTCGAGGCCAAGGGCGAGGACATGCTGACTGAAGATGCGGAAAAGATCATGGCGAGTCTAAAGGGGCTGGGATACTTCTGA
- a CDS encoding 50S ribosome-binding GTPase, with product MMTDHQTPHQLSEQALHVVIVGHIDHGKSTLIGRLLHDTDSLPIGKLEEIQAAAERQGVQWEYAHILDHFAEEREKGITIDSAQMQFQHGGRRYVIIDAPGHREFLKNMVTGSSQAEAALVLVDITQGIKEQTWRHCYILGLLGIKSIAVVVNKMDLVGYSQRAFAEMKSEVERVLRACGVCAAEVIPIAARLGDNLVTRSEEMPWYQGPTVVETLGGFQRAQRMSEALRLPIQDSYDVEGCRIGVGRVESGVLRTGCPLWVMPEGLRLPDTWGIRKFLAPNVTEAPEGDCVGIEAPEQEWRRGQVLVDQGPVVCRDRLRASLLWLSDRPGRLGDRATWKGTTQETTARIARIAKRFDPAELALVEADAGEIQASEVAEVELELDAPVVADAFGAIAAMGRFTLEHHGEPIAGGIVLAST from the coding sequence GTGATGACCGATCACCAGACTCCTCACCAGCTCAGCGAGCAAGCGCTTCACGTCGTCATCGTCGGCCATATCGACCACGGAAAGAGCACCCTGATCGGCCGCCTGCTCCACGATACCGATTCCTTGCCCATCGGCAAGCTCGAGGAAATTCAAGCTGCGGCCGAACGCCAAGGCGTTCAGTGGGAATATGCGCACATCCTCGATCACTTTGCCGAGGAGCGCGAGAAGGGGATCACGATCGATTCGGCGCAAATGCAATTCCAGCACGGAGGCCGTCGCTATGTGATCATCGACGCCCCGGGGCACCGGGAGTTCCTGAAGAACATGGTCACGGGATCGTCTCAGGCGGAAGCGGCGCTGGTGTTGGTGGACATCACGCAAGGGATCAAGGAGCAAACCTGGCGGCACTGCTACATCCTCGGACTGCTCGGGATCAAGTCGATTGCCGTCGTCGTCAACAAGATGGATCTGGTGGGTTATTCGCAACGCGCGTTTGCCGAGATGAAGAGCGAAGTCGAGCGCGTGTTGCGGGCCTGCGGTGTCTGCGCGGCAGAGGTGATTCCGATCGCCGCGCGGTTGGGGGACAACCTGGTCACCCGTTCGGAAGAGATGCCTTGGTACCAGGGGCCGACGGTGGTGGAGACGCTCGGTGGGTTTCAGCGGGCCCAGCGGATGAGCGAGGCCTTGCGATTGCCGATCCAGGACTCCTACGACGTTGAGGGATGCCGCATCGGGGTGGGTCGAGTCGAGTCCGGCGTATTGCGCACGGGGTGCCCGCTGTGGGTGATGCCCGAGGGGTTGCGCCTGCCGGACACATGGGGCATCAGAAAATTTCTCGCGCCCAATGTGACCGAGGCGCCTGAAGGAGATTGCGTCGGTATCGAGGCGCCGGAGCAGGAGTGGCGCCGTGGACAGGTGCTCGTCGATCAGGGGCCCGTCGTCTGTCGCGATCGCCTGCGAGCCTCCTTGCTGTGGCTGTCGGATCGACCGGGCCGGCTCGGCGATCGGGCCACCTGGAAAGGCACGACGCAGGAAACGACGGCGCGCATTGCCAGGATCGCCAAGCGATTCGATCCGGCGGAGTTGGCGCTTGTGGAGGCGGATGCCGGAGAGATCCAAGCCTCCGAGGTGGCGGAGGTCGAGCTCGAACTGGACGCACCGGTCGTGGCCGATGCGTTCGGAGCCATTGCGGCTATGGGGCGGTTCACGTTGGAGCATCACGGAGAACCTATCGCAGGTGGAATTGTACTCGCCTCGACCTGA
- a CDS encoding sulfate adenylyltransferase subunit 2, whose translation MDHLTALENKSIYIIREAYAQFKNMAMLWSIGKDSTTMLWLCRKAFFGRIPFPVIHIDTGYKFPEIYRFRDEYARKWNLNLIVGRNEEAIDAGMAPWKGAKLDCCSALKTDALKMTIAKYGFEALLLGIRRDEHGIRAKERVFSPRNDKFTWDYVNQPAELWDQYRSVSDEGGHVRVHPILHMTELDIWRYIERERIPMTSLYMSDGGKRYRSIGCTHCCTPVDSDAASVADILIELQTTTTAERAGRAQDKEDAFTMQKLRALGYM comes from the coding sequence ATGGATCATCTGACCGCTCTGGAAAATAAAAGTATCTACATCATTCGGGAAGCTTACGCCCAATTCAAGAACATGGCCATGTTGTGGTCGATCGGTAAAGATTCCACGACCATGCTCTGGCTGTGCCGCAAGGCGTTCTTCGGGCGTATTCCGTTTCCGGTCATTCATATCGACACCGGCTACAAGTTTCCGGAGATCTATCGATTTCGGGATGAGTACGCCCGGAAGTGGAACCTCAATCTCATCGTGGGGCGCAATGAAGAGGCGATCGACGCCGGCATGGCTCCGTGGAAGGGTGCCAAGCTCGATTGCTGCTCGGCGTTGAAGACCGACGCGTTGAAGATGACCATTGCGAAATACGGATTCGAGGCGCTGTTGCTGGGCATTCGCCGCGACGAGCACGGCATCCGCGCCAAGGAACGGGTCTTCTCGCCACGGAACGACAAATTCACCTGGGATTACGTCAATCAGCCCGCCGAGTTGTGGGACCAATACCGCTCGGTCTCGGACGAGGGCGGCCATGTGCGGGTCCATCCGATCCTGCACATGACCGAATTGGACATCTGGCGTTACATCGAACGGGAACGCATCCCCATGACCTCCCTCTACATGAGCGACGGCGGCAAGCGGTATCGGAGCATCGGGTGTACCCACTGCTGCACCCCGGTCGATTCCGACGCCGCGAGCGTCGCCGATATTCTGATCGAGCTGCAGACGACTACGACGGCCGAACGAGCGGGACGGGCGCAAGACAAAGAGGACGCGTTTACGATGCAGAAACTTCGCGCGCTGGGGTACATGTGA
- a CDS encoding alkaline phosphatase family protein, which produces MSEQTTRRKVMGIGLDGVPSSLLQEYMDQGILPGFREITGRGYRLHQMQVSIPEISSTCWTSFMTGVNPGEHGIYGFMDLRPRSYQLFFPSARDVQAPTMWDIVGGTAGGRTSSLAARLEGAFPEPLRSIVLNIPQTYPARPINGIMTAGFVCPDLQKGTYPEAAYEYLKSIDYVADVDAGKAVTDKPAFLKDIRYALQKREEAFLHFLEREPWDLFLGVITETDRLQHFFFDAARNPAHPHHEPFLELYRHVDAVVNRLFHRFMDMTDGEGLFLTLSDHGFTVLDQEVNLNAWLQQEGWLRLREQGQWFDRIADETRVFAMDPGRFFVHVEGRYPRGTVSAIDKQSVLEELAGALAGLRAPDGRPVVRDIYLGDALYHGQATSTAPDLVCVPQDGFDLKANVTQPVIFRKGPMTGMHTQYDGHCLLPEALAVDGRLHIEQLAGTILECLTKPCGVSC; this is translated from the coding sequence ATGTCGGAACAAACCACGCGCAGAAAGGTCATGGGCATCGGTCTCGATGGGGTGCCCTCGTCGCTGCTGCAGGAATATATGGATCAAGGCATTCTCCCCGGTTTCCGGGAGATCACCGGGCGGGGCTATCGGTTGCACCAGATGCAGGTATCCATTCCGGAAATCAGCTCCACCTGCTGGACGTCGTTCATGACCGGGGTCAATCCCGGCGAACACGGCATCTATGGGTTCATGGATCTCCGGCCCCGCAGCTACCAGCTCTTTTTCCCCAGTGCGCGAGACGTGCAGGCGCCGACGATGTGGGACATCGTCGGGGGAACGGCGGGAGGGCGAACCTCCTCTTTGGCCGCGCGGCTCGAAGGGGCGTTTCCCGAACCTTTGCGATCGATCGTGCTGAACATTCCTCAGACCTATCCGGCACGGCCGATCAACGGGATCATGACAGCGGGATTCGTCTGTCCTGATCTTCAGAAGGGCACCTATCCGGAGGCGGCCTACGAGTACCTGAAATCGATCGACTACGTGGCCGACGTCGATGCGGGGAAGGCCGTCACCGATAAGCCGGCCTTCCTGAAGGATATCCGCTACGCCCTGCAGAAACGAGAGGAAGCGTTTCTCCATTTCCTGGAGCGTGAACCCTGGGACCTCTTCCTCGGCGTTATCACCGAAACGGACCGGCTGCAGCACTTTTTCTTCGACGCGGCGCGGAATCCGGCTCATCCCCACCACGAACCGTTTCTCGAGCTGTACCGGCATGTCGATGCCGTCGTGAACCGGTTGTTCCATCGCTTCATGGACATGACGGATGGGGAGGGGCTGTTCCTGACGTTGTCGGATCATGGATTCACGGTTTTGGACCAAGAGGTCAATCTCAATGCCTGGCTGCAGCAGGAAGGGTGGCTGCGGTTGCGCGAACAGGGGCAATGGTTCGATCGCATTGCGGACGAGACGCGGGTGTTTGCGATGGACCCTGGGAGATTCTTCGTGCATGTCGAGGGCCGGTATCCTCGGGGCACGGTGTCGGCTATCGACAAGCAGTCCGTGCTCGAGGAGTTGGCCGGTGCGTTGGCGGGATTGCGGGCGCCGGACGGGCGGCCGGTCGTGCGGGACATCTATCTCGGTGACGCGCTGTACCACGGTCAAGCCACCTCGACGGCGCCGGACTTGGTGTGTGTGCCTCAGGACGGGTTTGATCTGAAAGCGAACGTCACCCAGCCGGTGATTTTCCGCAAGGGCCCGATGACCGGCATGCATACCCAATACGACGGCCATTGCCTGTTGCCCGAGGCGCTTGCCGTCGACGGCCGACTGCACATCGAGCAGTTGGCGGGCACGATTCTCGAGTGCCTCACCAAACCCTGTGGAGTGTCTTGTTAG